The Rhodopseudomonas palustris genome window below encodes:
- a CDS encoding ABC transporter ATP-binding protein yields MSMIDTSASTGAGTPRAVQPGVGPQPLLEVRNLSLSFATAAGALPVTRNVSFTVAPGERVGLVGESGCGKTVTGLSLLRLLPTHSARIEGDVLFDGADLLKLSPRRMRAVRGRDIAMIFQEPMSALDPVFTVGDQISEAYRIHFPASKAEGRERAIAALREVGIPAPERRCDEYPHQLSGGMRQRVMIAMALICKPKLLIADEPTTALDVTVQAQITDLLRSLSERTGTALIFITHDLGVVAETCTRMITMYAGEVVEDAPVDDVLTRPRHPYTSGLLRSLPGLSKRRGVLASIPGRVPSPQAMPAGCRFRSRCSHAAPGCEQDQRMIAIDPGHAARCWRAPDLALPGAVN; encoded by the coding sequence ATGAGCATGATCGATACTTCCGCATCGACCGGCGCCGGCACGCCTCGCGCCGTGCAGCCCGGTGTCGGGCCGCAGCCCTTGCTCGAGGTGCGCAACCTGTCGCTGTCGTTCGCGACCGCCGCCGGCGCGTTGCCGGTCACCCGGAACGTGAGCTTCACGGTCGCGCCCGGCGAGCGCGTCGGCCTGGTCGGTGAGAGCGGCTGCGGCAAGACCGTTACCGGGCTGTCGCTGCTGCGATTGCTGCCGACGCACTCCGCGCGGATCGAAGGCGACGTGCTGTTCGACGGCGCCGATCTCTTGAAGCTGTCGCCGCGGCGGATGCGCGCGGTGCGTGGCCGCGACATCGCGATGATCTTTCAGGAGCCGATGAGCGCGCTCGATCCGGTATTCACCGTCGGCGATCAGATCAGCGAGGCCTATCGCATCCATTTTCCCGCCAGCAAGGCGGAAGGGCGCGAGCGCGCCATCGCGGCGCTGCGCGAAGTGGGGATTCCCGCGCCGGAGCGGCGCTGCGACGAATATCCGCATCAGCTTTCCGGCGGCATGCGCCAGCGCGTGATGATCGCGATGGCGCTGATCTGCAAGCCGAAGCTGCTGATCGCCGACGAGCCGACCACGGCGCTCGACGTCACCGTCCAGGCGCAGATCACCGATCTGTTGCGCTCGCTCAGCGAACGCACCGGCACGGCGCTGATCTTCATCACCCACGATCTCGGCGTCGTCGCCGAGACCTGCACCCGGATGATCACGATGTATGCGGGCGAAGTCGTCGAGGACGCGCCGGTCGACGACGTGCTGACCCGGCCGCGCCATCCCTACACCTCCGGCCTGCTGCGCTCATTGCCTGGGCTGAGCAAACGTCGCGGCGTGCTCGCCTCGATTCCCGGCCGCGTTCCGTCGCCGCAGGCGATGCCCGCCGGCTGCCGTTTCCGCTCGCGCTGCTCCCATGCGGCGCCGGGCTGCGAGCAGGATCAGCGCATGATCGCGATCGATCCTGGCCACGCCGCGCGATGCTGGCGCGCGCCGGACCTCGCCCTCCCGGGAGCGGTGAACTGA
- a CDS encoding oligopeptide/dipeptide ABC transporter ATP-binding protein gives MAAPQQTDADAGILAVRDLRILFPSRDGRDTVKAIDGMDFEVRAGETFGIIGESGSGKTTLGRALVSLLRPTHGHILHDGTDPATLGNRAFRKHRRDYQIIFQDPNAALNPRMTIIDSVVEPLEVLGEGDAASRRRRGIEVLERVGLAAEAADRYPHQLSGGQKQRVNIARVLTLRPKLIVCDEVVAALDVSIRGDVLNLFADLQREFGLTYVFITHDISVVSHISDRIAVTYLGKLMELGPAEDVVERPLHPYTRALLSAEPSPLPSHLRVDRRIILEGEIPSPVAPPSGCRFRTRCPSVQPRCADEVPAWRDVRPGHRVACHFATAEGPPADNQEARSAS, from the coding sequence ATGGCTGCTCCGCAACAGACCGATGCCGACGCCGGCATTCTCGCGGTGCGCGATCTGCGCATCCTGTTTCCGTCGCGCGATGGCCGGGACACCGTCAAGGCGATCGACGGCATGGATTTCGAGGTGCGCGCCGGCGAGACCTTCGGCATCATCGGGGAATCCGGCTCAGGCAAGACCACGCTCGGAAGGGCTCTGGTATCGCTGCTGCGGCCGACCCACGGCCACATCCTGCACGACGGCACCGATCCGGCGACGCTGGGCAACCGGGCGTTTCGCAAGCATCGCCGCGACTATCAGATCATCTTCCAGGATCCGAATGCCGCGCTCAATCCGCGGATGACGATCATCGACAGCGTGGTCGAGCCGCTCGAAGTCCTCGGAGAGGGCGACGCCGCCTCGCGTCGCCGCCGCGGCATCGAGGTGCTGGAGCGCGTCGGACTCGCCGCCGAGGCCGCCGATCGCTATCCGCATCAGCTTTCGGGCGGGCAGAAGCAGCGCGTCAACATCGCGCGGGTGCTGACGCTGCGGCCCAAACTGATCGTCTGCGACGAGGTCGTCGCGGCGCTCGACGTCTCGATCCGCGGCGACGTGCTGAACCTGTTCGCCGATCTGCAGCGCGAATTCGGCCTCACCTATGTGTTCATCACCCACGACATTTCGGTGGTGTCGCACATCTCCGATCGCATCGCGGTGACGTATCTCGGCAAGCTGATGGAGCTCGGCCCCGCCGAAGACGTGGTCGAGCGGCCGCTGCATCCCTATACGCGCGCGCTGCTGTCGGCGGAGCCGAGTCCGTTGCCGTCGCATCTGCGGGTCGATCGCCGCATCATTCTCGAAGGCGAGATTCCGAGCCCGGTCGCGCCACCCTCGGGCTGCCGCTTCCGCACCCGATGCCCGTCGGTGCAGCCGCGCTGCGCGGACGAGGTGCCGGCCTGGCGCGACGTCAGGCCGGGCCATCGCGTCGCCTGCCATTTCGCGACGGCCGAAGGGCCGCCGGCCGACAATCAAGAGGCGCGATCCGCGTCGTAA
- a CDS encoding ABC transporter substrate-binding protein, whose translation MRVFDLGSRTLRRRDILALIGGGAAAAAVGLPALAQEPKKGGVLKVAAPANPSSLDPATGGAGSDHSILWTIYDTLVEWDYETLKPKPGMAKWSYPDPTTMVIDITPGIQFHDGTPLDAEAVKFNLDRNRSDQRSNIKSDLASIESIEVSSPLQVTLKLKSPDTSLPAILSDRAGMMVSPTNIKALGNETDRKPVGAGPWKFVRWNDNEIIVVARHENYWRKGRPYLDGIEFNIITENATALRSVVAGQNDMAFQLPARLKPVIERAKDLTMVSSPTLYCIQVYFNYARAPLDNLKVRQAINFAFDRDTFVKAALSGLGEPARMTLPSSHWAFNKDVAGTYPHDPEKAKKLLAEAGYKDGLDLTIGGYTDQDSVRRGEVIQDQLGKVGIRLKFTRGTIAEISAQFFAQEKKFDLLVSAWTGRPDPSMTYGLGFDKGAYYNAGRTADPELSKLILESRVSEDLAKRAEVFAKIQRITVEQALSAPLAFQFELDALSSKVKGFKPNLLGKPKFENISLA comes from the coding sequence ATGCGCGTATTCGATCTCGGATCACGAACCTTGCGACGCCGCGATATTCTGGCGCTGATCGGCGGTGGCGCCGCGGCCGCTGCGGTCGGTCTGCCGGCGCTGGCGCAGGAGCCCAAGAAGGGCGGCGTGCTGAAGGTCGCAGCGCCGGCGAACCCGTCGTCGCTCGATCCGGCGACCGGTGGCGCCGGCTCCGATCACAGCATTCTCTGGACGATCTACGACACGCTGGTCGAGTGGGACTACGAGACGCTGAAGCCGAAGCCCGGGATGGCGAAATGGTCGTATCCGGATCCAACCACGATGGTGATCGACATCACCCCCGGCATCCAGTTTCACGACGGCACGCCGCTCGATGCCGAGGCCGTCAAGTTCAACCTCGATCGCAACCGCTCCGATCAGCGGTCCAATATTAAGTCGGATCTCGCCAGCATCGAGTCGATCGAGGTGAGTAGTCCGCTGCAGGTGACGCTGAAACTGAAGAGCCCGGATACGTCCCTGCCGGCGATCCTGTCCGACCGCGCCGGCATGATGGTGTCGCCGACCAACATCAAGGCGCTTGGCAACGAGACAGACCGCAAGCCGGTGGGCGCCGGGCCGTGGAAATTCGTGCGCTGGAACGACAACGAGATCATCGTCGTGGCTCGCCACGAGAATTACTGGCGCAAGGGCCGGCCGTATCTCGACGGCATCGAGTTCAACATCATCACCGAAAACGCCACGGCGTTGCGGTCGGTGGTTGCCGGCCAGAACGACATGGCGTTCCAGTTGCCGGCGCGGCTGAAGCCGGTGATCGAACGCGCCAAGGATCTGACCATGGTCAGCTCGCCGACGCTTTACTGCATCCAGGTGTATTTCAACTACGCCCGCGCGCCGCTCGACAATCTCAAGGTCCGGCAGGCGATCAACTTCGCGTTCGATCGCGACACCTTCGTCAAGGCGGCGCTGAGCGGGCTCGGCGAACCCGCCCGTATGACGCTGCCGAGTTCGCACTGGGCATTCAACAAGGATGTCGCCGGCACCTATCCGCACGATCCAGAAAAGGCGAAGAAGCTACTCGCGGAGGCCGGCTACAAGGACGGCCTCGACCTGACGATCGGCGGCTACACCGATCAGGACTCGGTGCGCCGCGGCGAGGTGATCCAGGATCAGCTCGGCAAGGTCGGCATCCGCCTGAAGTTCACCCGCGGCACGATCGCGGAGATCAGCGCGCAGTTCTTCGCGCAGGAGAAGAAGTTCGACCTCTTGGTGTCGGCCTGGACCGGACGGCCCGATCCGAGCATGACCTATGGGCTCGGCTTCGACAAAGGCGCGTACTACAACGCCGGCCGCACCGCGGACCCGGAGCTGTCCAAGCTGATCCTCGAAAGCCGCGTCAGCGAGGATCTCGCCAAGCGCGCCGAGGTGTTCGCCAAGATCCAGCGGATCACGGTGGAGCAGGCGCTGTCGGCACCGCTGGCGTTTCAGTTCGAACTCGATGCGCTGTCGTCCAAGGTGAAGGGCTTCAAGCCCAATCTGCTCGGCAAGCCGAAGTTCGAAAACATCTCCCTCGCGTGA
- a CDS encoding ABC transporter permease translates to MLNAARLHIVGRRVLQAIPVVVLSTFIVFGLLKLVPGDVAVTLAGDNASEQRIAEIREVYGLNQPFLLQYGSWLAKAVQGDLSNSLVSNEAVLTSIERCLPHTLLIVTLALLTALLIGVPLGIAAATKPGSWIDGVVMAIASLGVAVPNFWLGMLLVAFFSLQLNWLPATGAVAFTKDPWASLSHAILPAIALASGGIAEVARQLRSSLVEILSSQQVRTLHAKGLPPSSILWRHGLKNVSVNLLTVISLLANRMLAATVVVEAVFAIPGMGGLIVNAAMHRDFPVVQGVVFTMVLIVVSLNLLTDILYSVLDPRIAA, encoded by the coding sequence ATGTTGAACGCTGCACGTCTTCACATCGTCGGACGCCGGGTGCTGCAGGCGATCCCGGTGGTGGTGTTGTCCACCTTCATCGTGTTCGGCCTGCTCAAGCTGGTGCCCGGCGACGTCGCGGTGACGCTCGCCGGCGACAACGCGTCGGAACAGCGGATCGCCGAGATTCGTGAAGTCTACGGGCTCAATCAGCCGTTCCTGCTGCAATACGGCTCGTGGCTGGCGAAGGCCGTGCAGGGCGATCTGTCGAACTCGCTGGTGTCGAATGAAGCGGTGCTGACTTCGATCGAGCGCTGCCTGCCGCACACGCTGCTGATCGTGACGCTGGCGCTGCTCACGGCGCTGCTGATCGGCGTGCCGCTGGGCATCGCCGCTGCGACCAAGCCGGGGTCGTGGATCGACGGCGTTGTGATGGCGATCGCCTCGCTCGGCGTCGCGGTGCCGAATTTCTGGCTGGGCATGTTGCTGGTCGCGTTCTTCTCGCTGCAGCTCAACTGGCTGCCTGCGACCGGGGCGGTGGCGTTCACGAAAGACCCGTGGGCTTCTCTCAGCCATGCCATTTTGCCCGCGATCGCTTTGGCCTCGGGCGGCATCGCCGAGGTGGCGCGGCAGCTTCGCTCGTCGCTGGTCGAGATTCTGTCGTCGCAACAGGTCCGGACGCTGCACGCCAAGGGCCTGCCGCCTTCGTCGATCCTGTGGCGTCACGGCCTGAAGAACGTCAGCGTCAACCTGCTCACCGTCATCAGCCTGCTGGCGAACCGGATGCTGGCGGCGACGGTGGTGGTCGAGGCGGTGTTCGCGATCCCCGGCATGGGCGGCCTGATCGTCAACGCCGCGATGCATCGCGACTTCCCTGTGGTGCAGGGCGTGGTGTTCACCATGGTGCTGATCGTGGTGTCGCTCAATCTGCTGACCGACATTCTCTACAGCGTTCTCGATCCGAGGATCGCGGCATGA